In one Alteribacter lacisalsi genomic region, the following are encoded:
- a CDS encoding uracil-DNA glycosylase produces MRIPESLAELGKKRMGDRPVEGFVYGGGPENPALMLVGEAPGETEIYDGRPFTGRAGKELMAFLKRLDLTREDVYITSAVRSRPYRWGEKRTRDGQTVKRKYNRPPTAREILAHAPVLDYEIANVKAPVIVTLGNVGLKRLAGADRKISDCHGRLLVQPVLRLGENGQFEWTEKEYRVFPTFHPASIFYNRSLLEKIHSDLNQLQSILSGEQN; encoded by the coding sequence ATGCGCATCCCCGAATCACTTGCCGAACTTGGGAAAAAGCGAATGGGTGACCGGCCGGTTGAAGGATTTGTATATGGAGGAGGTCCTGAAAACCCTGCTCTTATGCTTGTTGGCGAAGCGCCCGGAGAAACCGAAATTTACGATGGACGCCCCTTTACCGGCAGAGCGGGCAAAGAACTGATGGCGTTTTTAAAGCGCCTTGACCTTACAAGGGAAGATGTCTATATTACAAGCGCAGTCCGGAGCCGGCCCTACCGGTGGGGGGAGAAACGGACCCGCGACGGGCAGACGGTGAAGCGTAAATACAACCGCCCTCCTACAGCAAGGGAGATTCTTGCCCACGCCCCGGTACTTGATTACGAGATTGCCAATGTAAAAGCACCGGTCATCGTCACACTCGGTAACGTAGGATTGAAGCGCCTGGCCGGAGCGGACAGAAAAATCTCCGACTGTCACGGCCGGCTCCTTGTTCAGCCTGTTCTCAGGCTCGGAGAAAACGGGCAGTTTGAGTGGACGGAAAAAGAGTACCGGGTTTTCCCCACGTTTCACCCGGCTTCCATCTTTTATAACCGGAGCCTTCTCGAAAAGATTCACAGTGACCTCAATCAACTCCAATCGATTCTGAGCGGAGAACAAAACTGA